Proteins found in one Phocoena sinus isolate mPhoSin1 chromosome 19, mPhoSin1.pri, whole genome shotgun sequence genomic segment:
- the ZNF585A gene encoding zinc finger protein 585A isoform X1 — protein MTMPANWTSHQKSLGLAPEEHGSSCEGSVSFRDVAVDFSREEWQQLDLDQKNLYRDVMLETYSHLLSVGYQVPETEVFMLEQGKEPWALQGESPHQSCPEGLWQIDDQIESYQQRENKSLRDVAFIKKILTIKRDYEYKDRKIIHVSQNIPSPKRPHQCDLYGNALSHNLDLHGHNRNSGSKNVNKITEYGKISSCTKHECTPTGEKLWGHNQCGKILSYKQVPCQHQKSHTGAKSYECAEFGNIFTQKSQLKVHLKVHTGEKLYVCIDCGKAFVQKPEFITHQRTHTREKPYKCSECGKAFFQVSSLFRHQRIHTGEKLYECSECGKGFSYNSDLSIHQKIHTGERHHECSDCGKAFTQKSTLKMHQKIHTGERSYICIECGQAFIQKTHLIAHRRIHTGEKPYECSNCGKSFISKSQLQVHQRTHTRMKPSICNEYGKVFNNSSNLNTHKKVQMREKSSMCTECGKAFTYRSELIIHQRIHTGEKPYECSDCGKAFTQKSALTVHQRIHTGEKSYICMKCGLAFIQKAHLIAHQIIHTGEKPYKCGNCGKSFTSKSQLHVHKRIHTGEKPYMCTKCGKAFTNRSNLITHQKTHTGEKSYICPKCGKAFTQRSDLITHQRIHTGEKPYECNTCGKAFTQKSHLNIHQKIHTGERQYECHECGKAFNQKSILIVHQKIHTGEKPYVCTECGRAFIRKSNFITHQRIHTGEKPYECNDCGKSFTSKSQLLVHRPIHTGEKPYVCAICGKAFSGRSNLSKHQKTHTGEKPYICSECGKTFRQKSELIIHHRIHTGEKPYECSDCGKSFTKKSQLQVHQRIHTGEKPYVCAECGKAFTDRSNLNKHQTTHTGDKPYKCVVCGKGFVQKSVLGVHQSIHT, from the exons GGATCAGTGTCCTTCAGGGATGTGGCTGTAGATTTCAGCAGAGAGGAGTGGCAGCAGCTAGACCTTGATCAGAAAAACCTGTACCGGGATGTGATGCTGGAGACCTATAGCCACCTGCTCTCAGTAG GGTATCAAGTTCCTGAAACAGAGGTTTTCATGTTGGAGCAAGGAAAGGAGCCATGGGCACTGCAGGGTGAGAGCCCACATCAGAGCTGTCCAG AAGGATTGTGGCAGATTGATGACCAGATAGAGAGCtatcaacaaagagaaaacaaatctttaaGAGATGTTGCTTTCATCAAGAAAATATTGACTATAAAGAGGGATTATgaatataaagacagaaaaataattcatgtgAGCCAAAACATTCCTTCCCCAAAGAGACCTCATCAGTGTGACTTATATGGAAATGCTTTAAGCCATAATTTAGATTTACACGGTCATAATAGAAACAGTGGATCAAAGAACGTTAATAAGATTACTGAATATGGTAAAATTTCCTCCTGTACTAAACATGAGTGTACTCCAACAGGAGAGAAATTATGGGGCCATAATCAATGTGGAAAAATCCTCAGCTATAAACAAGTACCCTGTCAACATCAGAAAAGTCATACTGGGGCAAAATCTTATGAATGTGCTGAATTTGGAAATATCTTCACCCAGAAGTCACAACTCAAGGTACATCTGAAAGTGCATacaggagaaaaactgtatgtatgtattgacTGTGGGAAGGCTTTTGTACAGAAGCCAGAATTCATTACACATCAGAGAACTCATACTAGAGAGAAGCCCTAtaagtgcagtgaatgtgggaaagcctttttCCAAGTATCTTCTCTTTTCaggcatcagagaattcatactggagaaaaaCTCTATGAATGCAGTGAGTGTGGGAAAGGCTTCTCTTATAACTCAGATCTTAGTATACATCAgaaaattcatactggagagagaCACCATGAGTGCAGTGATTGTGGCAAAGCATTCACGCAGAAGTCCACACTCAAGATGCATCAGAAAATTCATACAGGCGAGAGATCCTATATATGTATTGAATGTGGACAGGCCTTCATCCAGAAGACACACTTGATTGCGCACCgcagaattcatactggagaaaaaccatatgaatgCAGTAACTGTGGGAAGTCCTTCATTTCCAAGTCACAACTGCAGGTACATCAACGAACTCACACAAGAATGAAACCGTCTATATGCAACGAATATGGGAAGGTTTTCAACAATAGTTCCAACCTCAATACACATAAGAAAGTACAAATGAGAGAGAAATCTTCCATGTGTACTGAATGTGGTAAGGCCTTTACGTACAGGTCAGAGTTGATtatacatcagagaattcacaccggagagaaaccttatgaatgcaGTGATTGTGGAAAAGCCTTCACTCAGAAGTCAGCACTCACAgtgcatcagagaattcatacaggagaaaaatcatatatatgcATGAAATGTGGGCTAGCCTTCATCCAGAAGGCACACTTGATTGCCCATCAAATaattcatacaggagagaaaccttataaATGTGGTAATTGTGGGAAATCCTTTACTTCCAAGTCACAACTTCACGTGCATAAACgaattcacacaggagagaaaccttataTGTGCACTAAATGTGGGAAGGCATTTACCAACAGGTCAAATCTCATTACACATCAGAAaactcatacaggagagaaatCCTATATATGTCCTAAATGTGGCAAGGCCTTCACACAAAGGTCAGACTTGATTacacatcagagaattcatactggggagaaaccttatgaatgcaATACCTGTGGAAAAGCCTTCACCCAGAAGTCACACCTCAATATACACCAGAAAATTCACACTGGAGAGAGACAGTATGAATGccatgaatgtgggaaagccttcaacCAGAAATCAATACTCATTGTGCATCAGAAaattcatacaggagagaaaccctatgtgTGCACTGAGTGTGGAAGAGCCTTCATCCGGAAGTCAAACTTTATTactcatcagagaattcatactggggagaaaccttatgaatgcaATGATTGTGGGAAATCCTTCACCTCCAAGTCTCAGCTCCTGGTGCATCGACCAAttcacacaggagaaaaaccatatgtgtgtgctatatgtgggaaagcctttagtgGCAGGTCAAATCTCAGTAAACATCAGAAAACTCATACCGGAGAAAAGCCCTACATCTGTTCTGAATGTGGGAAGACCTTCAGACAAAAGTCAGAACTGATTATACATCATAggattcatactggagagaaaccttatgaatgcaGTGACTGTGGTAAATCATTCACTAAGAAATCACAGCTCCAAGTGCATCAACgaattcacacaggagagaagcctTATGTGTGTGCTgagtgtgggaaggccttcacTGACAGATCAAATTTGAACAAACACCAGACAACGCACACTGGAGACAAACCCTATAAGTGTGTAGTCTGTGGGAAAGGCTTCGTTCAGAAATCGGTCCTCGGCGTGCATCAGAGTATTCACACTTGA